From Paracoccus suum, the proteins below share one genomic window:
- a CDS encoding TIGR00730 family Rossman fold protein, with translation MDDEAHEDVFRDSRQDVAAAEAEPSTPQSLSPTNRLAFTDIDFLLREELRPVRLQLELLKTQMILDEHGIVSTVVMFGGARIPAPQDRARAATPMLADLSHYYTEAEQFARLMTERSIASGGRDFVICTGGGPGVMEAGNKGAQDAGGKSIGLSIVLPHEQAPNLYVTPDLCFNFHYFAIRKMHFLMRARAVTVFPGGFGTLDELFETLTLIQTRRMKRMPVLLFGREFWEAIVSWQGLVEAGTISAEDLDLIRYVDTADEAVAIIDAWVPQEDI, from the coding sequence ATGGACGACGAGGCGCACGAGGACGTCTTTCGCGACAGCCGCCAGGACGTTGCGGCCGCCGAGGCCGAGCCGAGCACGCCGCAAAGCCTGTCGCCCACCAATCGCCTTGCCTTTACCGACATCGATTTCCTCCTGCGCGAGGAACTGCGGCCGGTTCGCCTGCAGCTCGAGTTGCTGAAGACGCAGATGATCTTGGACGAGCATGGCATCGTCTCGACCGTGGTGATGTTCGGCGGCGCGCGCATCCCCGCGCCGCAGGACCGCGCCCGCGCGGCCACTCCGATGCTGGCGGACCTCAGCCACTACTATACCGAGGCCGAGCAGTTCGCCCGCTTGATGACCGAGCGCAGCATTGCCAGCGGCGGACGCGACTTCGTGATCTGCACCGGGGGCGGTCCCGGCGTGATGGAGGCTGGAAACAAGGGCGCGCAGGATGCGGGCGGGAAATCCATCGGCCTGTCGATCGTGCTACCGCATGAGCAGGCTCCGAACCTTTACGTGACGCCGGACCTCTGCTTCAACTTCCATTACTTCGCGATCCGCAAGATGCATTTCCTGATGCGCGCGCGGGCAGTCACGGTGTTCCCCGGCGGCTTCGGCACGCTGGACGAGTTGTTCGAGACACTGACCCTGATCCAGACGCGCCGCATGAAGCGCATGCCGGTGTTGCTGTTCGGGCGCGAGTTCTGGGAGGCGATTGTGAGCTGGCAGGGGCTGGTGGAGGCCGGCACGATCTCGGCCGAGGATCTGGACCTGATCAGGTATGTCGACACTGCGGACGAGGCGGTCGCCATCATCGACGCCTGGGTGCCGCAGGAAGATATCTGA
- a CDS encoding Hsp33 family molecular chaperone HslO: MSKLNQIAWDDTVLPFQLDRSDLRGRIARLDGVLGHILSRHDYPPVVAAAVAELALLAALIGPTIKLRWKLSLQVRGTGPIRTLAADWYAPEVEGGPARMRAWASFDDKHLDADAPHFEQIGEGYFAILIDQGQGSLPYQGITPLTGGSLAACAQTYFAQSEQLPTRFSLGAGVSQMPGGAPDWRAGGVMLQTLPKTAMSAEGEGNAEGLIQAADILQGAQSEDWNRANHLLDTVEELELIGPTVAPTDLLVRLFHEEEPRVYEPQRVEFGCSCSAERVRGTLSIYSAKDIAQMTTPEGTVTADCQFCGAHYVFDPRSLGFDAVIDEDGNRVGEAAAE; this comes from the coding sequence ATGTCCAAATTGAACCAGATCGCCTGGGACGACACCGTCCTGCCCTTCCAGCTTGACCGTTCGGACCTGCGCGGCCGCATTGCCCGCCTCGACGGGGTGCTGGGCCATATCCTGTCGCGACATGACTACCCGCCAGTCGTCGCCGCCGCCGTGGCCGAGCTTGCGCTGCTGGCGGCGCTGATCGGCCCGACCATCAAGCTGCGCTGGAAGCTGAGCCTGCAGGTCCGCGGCACCGGCCCGATCCGCACGCTGGCTGCCGACTGGTACGCGCCCGAGGTAGAGGGCGGCCCCGCGCGGATGCGCGCCTGGGCCAGTTTCGATGACAAGCACCTCGATGCGGATGCGCCGCATTTCGAACAGATCGGGGAAGGCTATTTTGCCATCCTGATCGACCAGGGTCAGGGCTCGCTGCCCTATCAGGGCATCACGCCGCTGACCGGCGGCAGCTTGGCGGCTTGCGCGCAGACCTATTTCGCCCAGTCCGAACAGCTGCCGACCCGCTTTTCGCTGGGCGCCGGCGTCTCGCAGATGCCCGGCGGTGCGCCTGACTGGCGGGCCGGGGGGGTGATGCTGCAAACGCTGCCCAAGACCGCCATGTCCGCCGAGGGCGAGGGCAATGCCGAGGGGCTGATCCAGGCTGCCGACATCCTGCAGGGCGCCCAGTCCGAGGACTGGAACCGCGCCAACCACTTGCTCGACACCGTCGAGGAGCTTGAGTTGATCGGTCCCACGGTTGCACCCACCGACCTGCTGGTCCGCCTGTTTCACGAGGAGGAGCCGCGCGTCTACGAGCCGCAGCGGGTCGAGTTCGGCTGCTCATGCTCGGCTGAGCGGGTGCGCGGCACGCTGTCGATCTATTCGGCCAAGGACATCGCCCAGATGACCACGCCCGAGGGCACGGTCACAGCCGATTGCCAGTTCTGCGGCGCGCATTACGTGTTCGACCCGCGCAGCCTCGGCTTTGATGCCGTCATCGACGAGGACGGTAATCGCGTGGGCGAGGCTGCCGCGGAATGA
- the mog gene encoding molybdopterin adenylyltransferase: MTQRTTARIAIVTVSDRASSGEYTDKSGPAIEDWVRRTITSPIEVARHIVPDGREIVAEMLRRLADDDGADLVLVTGGTGPAPRDLTPEAVADVMEKELEGFGEEMRRASLREVPTAILSRQTAAIRHKSLIITLPGKPAAIDTCLSAVFAAVPYCLDLMGAARIETDPDIIAAFRPKA, from the coding sequence ATGACCCAGCGCACAACCGCCCGCATCGCCATCGTTACCGTCTCGGATCGCGCGAGCAGTGGCGAATATACCGACAAATCCGGCCCCGCGATCGAGGATTGGGTCCGCCGGACCATTACCTCGCCGATCGAAGTCGCGCGCCATATCGTTCCGGACGGTCGTGAGATCGTGGCCGAGATGCTGCGCCGGCTGGCCGATGACGACGGCGCGGACCTGGTTCTGGTGACCGGCGGGACTGGCCCCGCGCCGCGCGATCTGACCCCCGAGGCGGTCGCCGACGTGATGGAAAAGGAACTGGAAGGCTTTGGCGAGGAAATGCGCCGGGCAAGCCTGCGCGAGGTGCCCACCGCGATCCTCTCGCGCCAGACCGCCGCGATCCGTCACAAGAGCCTCATTATCACGCTGCCCGGCAAGCCCGCCGCAATCGACACCTGCCTCTCGGCGGTCTTCGCGGCTGTGCCCTATTGCCTCGATCTTATGGGCGCTGCGCGGATCGAGACGGATCCCGACATCATCGCGGCCTTCCGACCCAAGGCCTGA
- a CDS encoding argininosuccinate synthase has product MPQENAPKKVVLAYSGGLDTSIILKWLQTEYGCEVITFTADLGQGEELEPARAKAELLGIAPENIHIEDLREEFVRDFVYPMFRANALYEGLYLLGTSIARPLIAKRLVELAHQHGADAVAHGATGKGNDQVRFELSAYALDPSIKVIAPWRLWDLTSRTKLIEFAEANQIPIAKDKRGDSPFSVDANLLHTSSEGKALENPAEAAPDYVYQRTVNPEDAPDTPEFIEIGFERGDAVSINGEALSPATVLTRLNELGGKHGIGRLDFVENRFVGMKSRGIYETPGGTILLEAHRGIEQITLDSGSGHLKDSLMPRYAELIYNGFWFSPEREMLQALIDKSQEHVTGTVRLKLYKGLATCVGRWSDHSLYSEAHVTFEEDAGAYDQKDAAGFIKLNALRLKLIGNRNARFR; this is encoded by the coding sequence ATGCCGCAGGAAAACGCGCCGAAGAAAGTGGTTCTCGCCTATTCGGGCGGTCTGGATACCTCGATCATTCTCAAATGGTTGCAGACCGAATACGGCTGCGAGGTCATCACCTTCACCGCCGATCTGGGCCAGGGCGAAGAACTGGAGCCTGCGCGCGCCAAGGCCGAACTGCTGGGTATCGCGCCCGAGAACATTCACATCGAGGATCTGCGCGAAGAATTTGTGCGCGATTTTGTCTATCCGATGTTCCGCGCCAATGCCCTTTACGAGGGGTTGTATCTGCTTGGCACCTCGATCGCCCGTCCGCTGATCGCCAAGCGGCTGGTCGAACTGGCTCACCAGCACGGCGCGGACGCGGTGGCGCACGGCGCGACCGGCAAGGGCAACGACCAGGTGCGGTTCGAGCTCAGCGCCTATGCGCTCGACCCGTCGATCAAGGTGATCGCGCCGTGGCGGCTGTGGGACCTGACCAGCCGCACCAAGCTGATCGAATTTGCCGAGGCGAACCAGATCCCGATCGCCAAGGACAAGCGCGGCGACTCGCCGTTCAGCGTCGATGCGAACCTGCTGCACACCTCGTCCGAGGGCAAGGCGCTGGAGAACCCGGCCGAAGCCGCGCCGGACTATGTCTATCAGCGCACCGTGAACCCGGAGGACGCCCCCGATACGCCCGAGTTCATCGAGATCGGTTTCGAGCGCGGCGATGCGGTGTCGATCAACGGCGAGGCACTGTCGCCGGCGACCGTCCTGACGCGCTTGAACGAGCTGGGCGGCAAGCATGGCATCGGCCGGCTCGATTTCGTCGAGAACCGCTTTGTCGGGATGAAATCGCGCGGCATCTACGAGACGCCCGGCGGCACCATCCTGCTGGAGGCGCATCGCGGGATCGAACAGATCACGCTCGATAGTGGCAGCGGCCACCTGAAGGACAGCCTGATGCCGCGCTATGCCGAGTTGATTTACAACGGCTTCTGGTTCAGCCCCGAGCGCGAAATGCTGCAGGCGCTGATCGACAAGAGTCAGGAGCATGTGACCGGCACCGTCCGGCTGAAGCTCTACAAGGGCCTCGCCACCTGCGTCGGCCGCTGGTCGGACCACAGCCTTTACAGCGAGGCGCATGTGACCTTCGAGGAGGACGCCGGCGCCTATGACCAGAAGGACGCGGCTGGCTTTATCAAGCTGAATGCCCTGCGCCTGAAGCTGATCGGCAACCGCAACGCCCGCTTCCGCTAA
- a CDS encoding VOC family protein, whose amino-acid sequence MAIAKNTICLWFEKEAEAAARFYAATFPDSAVTGFQRAPADYPSGKAGDVLTVDFTVAGIPCIGLNGGTAFKQSEAFSFQIATEDQAETDRYWNAIVGNGGQESACGWCKDRWGVSWQITPRTLTEAMSAGGEEAKRAFTAMMDMKKIDVAKIEAARRG is encoded by the coding sequence ATGGCAATTGCGAAAAACACGATCTGCCTCTGGTTCGAAAAGGAAGCCGAGGCGGCTGCGCGCTTTTATGCCGCGACCTTTCCGGACAGCGCTGTCACCGGCTTTCAGCGTGCGCCCGCCGACTATCCGTCAGGCAAGGCGGGCGATGTGCTGACGGTAGATTTCACCGTCGCCGGCATCCCCTGCATTGGGCTGAACGGCGGCACCGCGTTCAAGCAAAGCGAAGCCTTCTCGTTCCAGATCGCCACCGAAGATCAGGCCGAGACCGACCGCTACTGGAACGCCATCGTGGGCAATGGCGGGCAAGAGAGCGCCTGCGGTTGGTGCAAGGACCGCTGGGGCGTCTCGTGGCAGATCACGCCGCGTACGCTGACCGAGGCGATGAGCGCCGGCGGGGAAGAGGCGAAGCGGGCGTTTACGGCGATGATGGACATGAAAAAGATCGATGTCGCCAAAATCGAGGCGGCGCGGCGGGGGTGA
- a CDS encoding PP2C family protein-serine/threonine phosphatase has protein sequence MAKPNRQIAPVSGVLRPSGGRRVLLAAEPGDARQGLALQLAAIGLQVTVAGTAAEALRAAAERPDFILCDWQVGDLTAADLCRACRAGWAEDQFAYFIVIIPPTAGKRVEAALGAGADDFLMSPVVPIELAARLAAGERFLTMAGRLSEGRREMAETLARLQAIQAETEADLSAARRLQQGLLGARNARFGEVEVSLLLRPAGHVGGDLVGFFPINARRVALYAIDVSGNGVAAALLTARLAAYLSGIAGENIALRLDENDLYDARRPAEVAQIFNRLMLEEMATEAYFTMVYVDLDVMSGKGQLVQAGHPHPLLQHADGSVEVLGLGGMPIGLISGASWEEVTFQLEPGGRLFVCSDGITEAENHVGAMLAENGLIAILRTNAFLGGSPFLESLCWSVAQFTQGKRTDDISAVLIERDRILPALS, from the coding sequence GTGGCCAAGCCGAATCGCCAGATCGCACCGGTGTCAGGTGTCTTGCGACCCTCGGGGGGCCGCCGCGTCCTGCTGGCTGCCGAACCCGGCGACGCGCGCCAGGGGCTGGCTCTTCAGCTGGCCGCCATCGGTCTGCAGGTGACCGTGGCCGGCACTGCGGCCGAGGCGCTGCGGGCCGCGGCCGAGCGGCCAGATTTCATCCTCTGCGACTGGCAAGTCGGCGATCTGACGGCCGCGGATCTGTGCCGCGCCTGCCGCGCCGGCTGGGCCGAGGATCAGTTCGCCTATTTCATCGTCATCATTCCCCCCACGGCCGGCAAACGGGTCGAGGCCGCGTTGGGCGCCGGCGCCGACGACTTCCTGATGAGCCCGGTCGTGCCGATCGAACTGGCTGCCCGCCTCGCCGCCGGCGAGCGATTTTTGACCATGGCCGGACGCCTGTCCGAAGGGCGGCGCGAGATGGCCGAGACGCTGGCCCGCCTGCAGGCCATCCAGGCCGAGACGGAGGCCGACCTCTCTGCCGCCCGCCGCCTGCAACAGGGCCTGCTGGGCGCGCGCAACGCCCGCTTTGGCGAGGTCGAGGTGTCGCTGCTGCTGCGTCCGGCCGGGCATGTCGGCGGCGATCTGGTGGGGTTTTTCCCGATCAACGCCCGCCGCGTGGCGCTCTACGCCATCGACGTTTCAGGCAACGGCGTCGCGGCGGCGCTGCTGACGGCGCGGCTGGCTGCCTATCTCAGCGGTATCGCGGGCGAGAATATCGCCCTGCGGCTGGACGAGAACGACCTTTATGACGCGCGGCGCCCGGCCGAGGTGGCCCAGATCTTCAACCGCCTGATGCTGGAAGAGATGGCGACCGAGGCCTATTTCACCATGGTCTATGTCGATCTCGACGTGATGAGCGGCAAGGGCCAGCTGGTGCAGGCCGGCCACCCCCATCCACTGCTGCAGCACGCCGATGGCTCGGTCGAGGTGCTGGGCCTTGGCGGCATGCCGATCGGCCTGATCAGCGGCGCCAGTTGGGAAGAGGTGACCTTTCAGCTTGAGCCCGGCGGCCGGCTCTTCGTCTGCTCGGACGGCATCACCGAGGCGGAAAACCACGTCGGCGCGATGCTGGCCGAGAACGGGCTGATCGCCATCCTGCGTACCAACGCCTTCCTCGGCGGATCGCCCTTTCTGGAATCGCTCTGCTGGTCGGTCGCGCAATTCACCCAGGGCAAGCGCACAGACGATATCTCGGCCGTCCTGATCGAGCGTGACCGGATCCTGCCCGCGCTGTCCTGA
- the dapD gene encoding 2,3,4,5-tetrahydropyridine-2,6-dicarboxylate N-succinyltransferase → MSIPLTADEKANLEAAVEAAWEGRDAINPATRGPAREAIEETLSALDAGKLRVAEKRGQDYHVNQWAKKAVLLGFRLKDMEIFSGAPQGGTWWDKIDNKFKDWGDNQWRDAGFRAVPPAVVRYSAHIAKGVVLMPSFVNIGAFVDEGTMIDTWATVGSCAQIGKRVHLSGGVGIGGVLEPMQAGPTIIEDDCFIGARSEVVEGCIVREGSVLGMGVFIGKSTKIVDRATGNVTYGEVPAGSVVVAGSMPSSGGVNLYCAVIVKRVDAQTRSKTSINELLRD, encoded by the coding sequence ATGTCCATCCCCCTCACCGCAGACGAAAAAGCCAACCTCGAGGCCGCGGTCGAGGCCGCATGGGAGGGGCGCGACGCGATCAACCCCGCCACCCGCGGTCCGGCGCGGGAGGCCATCGAGGAGACGCTCAGCGCGCTAGACGCGGGCAAGTTGCGCGTCGCCGAAAAGCGCGGGCAGGACTACCACGTGAACCAATGGGCCAAGAAAGCTGTCCTGCTGGGCTTTCGCCTCAAGGACATGGAGATTTTCAGCGGCGCCCCCCAAGGTGGAACCTGGTGGGACAAGATCGACAACAAGTTCAAGGACTGGGGCGACAACCAGTGGCGCGACGCGGGCTTTCGCGCCGTGCCGCCTGCCGTGGTCCGCTATAGCGCGCATATCGCCAAGGGCGTCGTCCTGATGCCGTCCTTCGTGAACATCGGCGCCTTCGTTGACGAAGGGACGATGATCGACACCTGGGCCACGGTCGGCAGCTGCGCCCAGATCGGCAAGCGCGTCCACCTGTCGGGGGGCGTTGGCATCGGCGGCGTGCTGGAGCCGATGCAGGCCGGCCCGACCATCATCGAGGACGACTGCTTCATCGGCGCCCGCAGCGAGGTGGTCGAGGGCTGCATCGTGCGCGAGGGCAGCGTCCTCGGGATGGGCGTCTTCATCGGCAAGTCGACCAAGATCGTCGACCGCGCGACCGGCAACGTCACCTACGGCGAGGTGCCGGCCGGATCGGTCGTCGTCGCCGGCTCGATGCCCTCCTCGGGCGGGGTAAATCTTTATTGCGCCGTGATCGTCAAGCGGGTGGACGCGCAGACCCGGTCCAAGACCAGCATCAACGAACTGCTGCGGGACTGA
- a CDS encoding NADPH-dependent FMN reductase, whose amino-acid sequence MQVLALSGSARTASTNTAMLRAVAAAAPPGWSVDVFADVHRLPVFSPDIEADLPAAISAFTDRVAACDGILVASPEYAHAIPGGLKNAIDWLVGGGAVIGKPIALLHASHRGEDLLAQLRLVLGTISDGFQPDTFLRFSLMKLAPAEIAETLARPAEAARIAEFLDRFAKVAGRV is encoded by the coding sequence GTGCAGGTCCTGGCCCTGTCCGGCAGTGCGCGGACGGCCTCGACCAACACCGCCATGCTGCGTGCGGTGGCGGCGGCTGCACCGCCCGGTTGGTCTGTCGATGTGTTCGCCGATGTCCACCGCCTGCCGGTGTTCTCGCCCGACATCGAGGCCGATCTTCCAGCCGCCATCAGCGCCTTCACCGACCGCGTCGCGGCCTGCGATGGCATCCTGGTGGCCAGCCCGGAATACGCCCATGCCATCCCGGGCGGGTTGAAGAATGCCATCGACTGGCTCGTGGGCGGCGGTGCGGTTATCGGCAAACCGATCGCGTTGTTACATGCCTCGCATCGGGGCGAAGACTTGCTTGCGCAGTTGCGCCTCGTGCTGGGCACGATCAGCGACGGGTTCCAGCCGGACACCTTCTTGCGGTTCAGCCTGATGAAGCTGGCGCCGGCCGAAATTGCCGAGACCCTCGCCCGGCCAGCAGAGGCGGCGCGGATCGCGGAGTTTCTGGACCGGTTCGCCAAGGTGGCCGGCCGCGTTTAG
- a CDS encoding CoA pyrophosphatase: MIDLRSRLVAAVAASAVPSSDFDLNPEAPPAPPAAGLRRAAVLAAFRADGGNLLLTQRASGLRHHPGQIALPGGKVDPTDSGPIAAALREAREEIGLPEAQVEVLGGMPVHRTVTGFAVTPVIGLIHGPFTPVPEPGEVEEVFEVPLAHVADLTRYRVERRMWRGTWRSYDIVPFGPYYIWGATARMLHALAHALDGEARQ, translated from the coding sequence ATGATCGATTTGCGGTCCCGCCTTGTTGCGGCGGTCGCCGCCAGCGCGGTGCCGTCGTCCGACTTCGACCTGAACCCCGAGGCGCCCCCGGCGCCGCCCGCGGCGGGGCTCCGCCGTGCCGCCGTCCTCGCGGCGTTCCGCGCGGATGGCGGCAACCTGCTGCTGACCCAACGGGCCAGCGGCCTGCGTCACCACCCCGGCCAGATCGCCCTTCCAGGCGGCAAGGTCGATCCCACCGACAGCGGGCCCATCGCCGCCGCCCTGCGTGAGGCGAGGGAGGAAATCGGCCTGCCCGAGGCCCAGGTCGAGGTGCTGGGCGGCATGCCGGTCCACCGCACCGTCACCGGTTTTGCAGTGACCCCGGTCATCGGCTTGATCCACGGCCCGTTCACCCCCGTCCCCGAACCCGGCGAGGTCGAGGAGGTGTTCGAGGTGCCGCTGGCTCACGTCGCCGATCTGACGCGCTACCGGGTCGAGCGGCGCATGTGGCGCGGCACCTGGCGTAGCTATGACATCGTGCCTTTCGGCCCCTACTACATCTGGGGGGCAACCGCGCGGATGCTGCATGCCTTGGCCCACGCCCTTGATGGCGAGGCGCGGCAATGA